In Liolophura sinensis isolate JHLJ2023 chromosome 2, CUHK_Ljap_v2, whole genome shotgun sequence, a genomic segment contains:
- the LOC135462877 gene encoding fasciclin-1-like: protein MTPKCLVLAAIVVASIPQMVFGQVSGLSLFQEIAKRPELSQYRSWLTRAQLEPNFQGNNRYTVFAPNNTAFQQMSAEKRLRFERMLRTEIANYVWSLAIFGTTLQTNSMQDDSVQRSHGGNQEKLFIAVKPSVGGQAGVYQYYVNGARIVNGDIHCSNGILHIINYIPEPVSNKFMYSYLQNPDLPSLRITRFFNDLLFYLPETDYDTIPVFKTAEKMTLFVPSDEAMAKVPASKLSELRADAVKLNQVIKRHYILKQAIHTSWVVHRQEFQTELPNEKITFRKIKTDNFPERVYVMSEGVNAEITFGNITVANGVLHVVDSILGYRYNSALQQVESDSTVSSFAAVLRQASAEIQNTLRDQMGSQQVTLFVPTNEAMANINSLPGVDFVGNRTLTDMVIRYHILEVGNALVVMDVNKQYEGRETRRTMYQGQSVSIYQRFNDTYVEAGYVRARVVRPDVGVTNGYVQYIDRVFGIPPKDIPTTICEDAWLYKTYLVMNGLTLGEYLRDRGLTQGSPGRTCVVPSSYYNNRYNQNNYNQNNYNQNNYRTSTSRYNQNTYNQNQNNYNQNQNNYNQNQNNYNQNQNNNNQNQNNYGQNNRYGNSYVDYQDVPQEFTVFVVNGSAMEYFEETNLGRTIMQDPIRYRWIMRRHVIPYRTIHMDKLPEGNHIFRTDNGEEIVLKKNGYGIRAYVEIVFGRKRTQVIHMDLGATNGVVHIVRDILAVEEDRTRAVSYGSRPSAVSVVVLFLVTAVVKLL from the exons TACAGATCATGGCTGACACGTGCCCAGCTGGAGCCTAACTTCCAGGGTAACAATCGTTACACTGTTTTTGCACCAAACAACACAGCGTTCCAGCAGATGAGCGCCGAGAAACGATTGCGATTTGAACGTATGCTCCGAACAGAAATTGCCAACTACGTGTGGTCTCTAGCAA TTTTTGGCACAACGCTCCAGACAAACAGCATGCAGGATGACTCTGTACAGAGAAGCCATGGTGGCAACCAGGAGAAGCTGTTCATAGCTGTCAAGCCATCTGTAGGG gGCCAGGCTGGAGTATATCAGTATTATGTTAACGGGGCCCGAATTGTTAATGGTGATATTCACTGCTCCAACGGGATCTTGCATATAATCAATTACATTCCGGAACCAGTCAGCAACAAGTTCATGTACAGTTATCTTCAAAACCCTGATCTGCCCTCACTCAGAATCAC GCGGTTTTTCAATGACCTGTTGTTTTACCTCCCCGAAACCGACTACGACACCATTCCAGTTTTCAAGACCGCTGAGAAAATGACGCTCTTTGTTCCATCGGACGAAGCCATGGCAAAAGTTCCAGCGAGTAAACTTTCAGAACTGAGGGCAGATGCTGTGAAATTAAATCAG GTCATCAAGCGTCACTACATCCTCAAACAGGCGATTCACACATCCTGGGTGGTGCACAGACAAGAGTTCCAGACTGAGCTGCCTAACGAGAAAATTACCTTCAGGAAAATTAAGACAGATAACTTCCCAGAAAGAG TCTATGTGATGTCAGAGGGTGTGAATGCAGAGATCACGTTTGGGAACATCACAGTGGCCAATGGGGTTCTGCATGTTGTGGACAGCATCCTGGGGTACAGGTACAACTCGGCCCTACAGCAGGTGGAATCAGACAGTACTGTGAG TTCCTTTGCCGCCGTACTTCGTCAAGCCTCTGCAGAGATTCAGAACACCCTTAGGGACCAGATGGGCAGTCAGCAGGTCACCCTCTTTGTACCCACCAACGAAGCCATGGCCAATATAAACAGTCTCCCTGGGGTCGACTTTGTGGGCAACAGGACTCTCACAGACATG GTTATCCGTTACCACATTCTAGAGGTCGGGAACGCCCTGGTTGTGATGGATGTGAACAAGCAGTACGAGGGACGCGAGACGAGAAGGACCATGTATCAGGGACAGAGTGTGTCTATCTATCAGAGATTTAATG ACACTTACGTGGAGGCAGGGTACGTGCGAGCCAGAGTTGTACGCCCAGATGTTGGAGTAACCAATGGTTATGTACAGTACATCGATCGTGTGTTTGGCATTCCTCCCAAGGACATTCCAACAACAATCTGTGAAGACGCCTGGCTGTA tAAAACTTACCTGGTGATGAATGGACTGACTTTAGGAGAGTATCTTAGAGATCGTGGACTGACACAAGGTTCACCTGGACGTACCTGTGTTGTGCCAAGTAGTTACTACAATAACCGATACAACCAGAACAACTACAACCAGAACAACTACAACCAAAACAACTACAGGACCTCAACCAGCCGCTACAACCAAAACACCTACAACCAAAACCAAAACAACTACAACCAAAACCAGAACAATTACAACCAAAACCAGAACAATTACAACCAAAAccagaacaacaacaatcaaaaccAGAACAACTACGGTCAAAACAACCGCTATGGGAACTCATACGTGGACTATCAGGATGTCCCTCAGGAGTTCACTGTGTTTGTTGTCAATGGAAGTGCAATGGAGTACTTTGAGGAGACCAACCTTGGCCGGACGATCATGCAGGATCCAATTAGATACAGATGG ATCATGCGGCGTCATGTCATACCTTACCGCACAATCCACATGGACAAACTTCCTGAAGGTAACCACATATTTAGAACAGATAACGGCGAGGAAATTGTCCTGAAGAAGAATGGATACGGTATCCGTGCAT ATGTGGAGATTGTATTTGGTAGAAAGCGCACACAAGTCATTCACATGGATTTGGGAGCGACCAATGGCGTAGTCCACATCGTCCGTGATATCCTAGCAGTGGAGGAAGACAGGACAAGGGCGGTGTCTTACGGTAGCAGACCTAGTGCAGTTTCTGTAGTTGTTCTCTTCCTAGTAACAGCTGTTGTCAAACTCTTATGA